One genomic window of Paramormyrops kingsleyae isolate MSU_618 chromosome 22, PKINGS_0.4, whole genome shotgun sequence includes the following:
- the LOC140581668 gene encoding uncharacterized protein isoform X2, with the protein MVQIVEIKDCYSMRIRIHHSLNMENMDPEVHEFVEDKFISILVVNFERSPLTMENLQSLALSVPSFYWRLTGEELDPSLLHVATARLQVVHHGTETGVQHGDGESPAEEDDHYGQELPSPCSRREASPAAPASTTEDANGLPEALPLAWGEDEPSSPSLSVASDTQPGSQIEPEHAEPSSSTFWIPVGPNSTWQQLEIEGRNYLRKLDELSIPEGLWGITDYGDDHTVVMSVHVPVHVSSSLRTWGMRQEERPPQRPAGTSQRKRKAEPDDTSGSSSPPPHKRPMRF; encoded by the exons atggtgcagatagtcgagataaaggactgttattcgatgagaattcgaatccatcactccttaaacatggagaacatggatccagaag ttcatgagtttgtggaggacaagttcatctccattctggtcgtgaacttcgagaggagcccactgaccatggagaacttgcagtctctggccctcagtgtcccttcattttattggcggctcactggggaggagttggatcccagcctattgcacgtagcaactgcacggctgcaagtggtacatcatggtacagagactggtgtccagcatggggatggagaatcaccagctgaggaggatgaccattacggacaggagctgccatcaccctgctctagaagggaggcttcccctgcagctccagcatccacgactgaggatgctaatgggcttcctgaggctctccccttggcctggggtgaagatgagccctcatctccatccttatctgtggcttctgacactcaacctggaagtcagattgagccagaacatgctgagccctccagctccaccttctggatccctgtgggccctaacagcacgtggcagcagcttgagatcgaaggccgcaactacctgcggaagctggatgagctcagcatccccgagggactctggggcattacggactacggtgatgaccacaccgtggtcatgtccgtgcatgtccccgtgcatgtgagcagttctctgcgaacatggggcatgaggcaggaggagaggcctcctcagaggcccgctggcaccagtcagaggaagcgcaaggccgagcccgacgacaccagcggctcaagttctcctccaccgcacaagaggcccatgcgcttctga
- the LOC140581668 gene encoding uncharacterized protein isoform X1: MVQIVEIKDCYSMRIRIHHSLNMENMDPEVHEFLEDKFISILVVNFERSPLTMENLQSLALSVPSFYWRLTGEELDPSLLHVAPARLQVVHHGTETGVQHGDGESPAEEDDHYGQELPSSSSIREASPAAPASTTEDANGLPEALPLTWGEDEPSSPSLSVPSDTQPGSQIEPEHAEPSSSTFWIPVGPNSTWQQLEIEGRNYLRKLDELSIYDGLWGITDYGDDHTVVMSVHVSVHVSSSLRTWGVRQEERPPQRPAGTRQRKRKAEPDDTSGSSSPPPHKRPMRF; this comes from the exons atggtgcagatagtcgagataaaggactgttattcgatgagaattcgaatccatcactccttaaacatggagaacatggatccagaag ttcatgagtttttggaggacaagttcatctccattctggtcgtgaacttcgagaggagcccactgaccatggagaacttgcagtctctggccctcagtgtcccttcattttattggcggctcactggggaggagctggatcccagcctattgcacgtagcacctgcacgactgcaagtggtacatcatggtacagagactggtgtccagcatggggatggagaatcaccagctgaggaggatgaccattacggacaggagctgccatcatccagctctataagggaggcttcccctgcagctccagcatccacgactgaggatgctaatgggcttcctgaggctctccccttgacctggggtgaagatgagccctcatctccatccttatctgtgccttctgacactcaacctggaagtcagattgagccagaacatgctgagccctccagctccaccttctggatccctgtgggccctaacagcacgtggcagcagcttgagatcgaaggccgcaactacctgcggaagctggatgagctcagcatctacgatggactctggggcattacggactacggtgatgaccacaccgtggtcatgtccgtgcatgtctccgtgcatgtgagcagttctctgcgaacatggggcgtgaggcaggaggagaggcctcctcagaggcccgctggcaccagacagaggaagcgcaaggccgagcccgacgacaccagcggctcaagttctcctccaccgcacaagaggcccatgcgcttctga